The DNA sequence GTGCTGGCTACGCTTCAAGCGCAGAACATCAATAAATTCAACCTGATCACCGGTACGGAAGCTCCCCCGGCAGGCTGGAAAGCAGACTAACTCCGTTTGTAGCGTAGCGCATTGACAGGATCCATTCCAGGATCTGCCAGCAGTTACTGACTACGAACCCAAACGAACACAAATCATGGCAGAAATTAACACTGGCGGTGGTGGTGGTAAGCATGATGGTGGTAAGGTACGGTCCAAGAAAGCATCAACCCGGGTGGATATGACGCCCATGGTTGACTTGGGATTTCTCCTGATTACCTTTTTCATTCTCGCCACTACCCTGAGCAAGCCATCTTCGATGACGCTCAACGTGCCGGATAAAACCAAGACCGAGGAGACGGAACCGATCAAAGCGTCGAACGTAATGACGATCTTCCTGGGCAAAGACAACAAAGCCCATTACATCTTCGGTAAAGCAGCAAACGAGGACCCTGAAGTGAAGACGGTTGGATACGGCTACGAATTCCGCCAGGCCATTCAGGAGAACGCCCGGAAGGTTCCCGGCGACAAGTTTGTGGTCGTTATCAAGCCAACCAAGCAGTCAACCTATAAGAACATGGTTGACGTGCTGGACGAGATGGCCATCACAAAAACGAAGCGGTACGCACTGGTTGACCAGTTGACACCGGATGAGAAAAAAATTCTCAAGGACAAAGCTAACCTAGACGCATAATAACACCATGGCAGAGAATCCCCAAAACGCGACACTCGATGATATAGTGTTTGCGAACCGGAACAAGGCGTATGGTGCCTATTCGTTGCGGAAAGAGTACCCCAAAACCGTAACACGTGCCCTCATTATTGGTGGCATCCTGTTCACACTTGGTGTACTGGCCCCAACAATCATTACAGCCCTGACTCCGGAAGAAGAAAAGCAGGCAATGGTAGAGGTTGACTTAATGAAGTTGCCCCCACCGCCTATCGATCCGAATGAGCCACCACCACCGCCCCCACCACCGGTTGAAGTACCGAAGGTGAACACGGTGAAATTCCTCCCACCCGAAGTAAAACCGGACGAGGAAGTACCCGAGGAGACCCCGCCACCGGCAGTTGAAGAACTGAAGGAAGCGGTTGCCGCTGAACAGACGCAGGAAGGTGACCCCAATGCGGAAGAAATCATTGCTGCGCCAGAAGCATCGGCAGCCCCAACGAAAGTTGAGGTAGCCGTGGAAGCCGCCCCCAAAGAAGAGCAGATCTTCACCGTGGTTGAGCAGCAGCCTGAATTTACCGGTGGTATGGCCGCTTTAGGTCAGTATCTGAGCAAAAACCTTCGCTACCCGGCCGCTGCTCAGCGCGCGAACGTAGCGGGACGTGTATTCGTAAGTTTCGTCGTAAATACCGACGGTAGTATTCAGGATGTACAGGTGTTGAAAGGTCTGGGCTTCGGCACGGACGAAGAAGCACAACGGGTTGTGAAAGGCATGCCGAAATGGCGTCCTGGTAAGCAATCGGGCCGTCCTGTTCGGGTTAAGTACAACCTGCCGATCAACTTTACGCTGGAATAATTTCCTATGCGCAGACAAAGTAAAGGACCAGCGCGGCTGACGCTGTATATTGCAGTGCTGGCTTCGCTGGCGTACCTGGGAGGAGGCATCGCACTGATAGCCTCCTCTCAGTCTTTTGGTGTATTTCCGGAACCTGGATTACTTCGCTACGGCATGGGTGCCCTGCTGTTGATATACGGAGGTTTTCGGGCATATCGCGCGTATCAACGTTTCCAGGAAGATGATTAGAGACATTATTGGGAAGTTTGTGATCCCGGCAGCTATGCTGGTGAGCCTAATGGGCTGCGGAAACGGCAAATCGGATTTGGACAATCCATCGCGGGGTACCATCACGGTGGCTGCCGACGAATCATTTCTACCCCTGGTTACCCAGTTAACCCAGGCCTATTCAGGTATCTATCCAAATACCCGCTTCAATGTTGTTTTCAAACCTGAGCAGCAAGCGATCAACATGATGCTCCACGACAGCGCCCGAATCGTGTTTACGACTCGTAAACTGACGAAAAATGAGCGTTTGGTGCTGGATAATCTGAAGATCAAGGGCGCTACGGAGAAAATCGCAACCGATGGTGTAGCGCTCATCGTGAACCGGGCTAATACCGACAGCCTGATCACGATGAATGAGTTACGAAATATTTTTAGCGGACGGACCAAACAATGGTCACAGCTAAAAGGTAGTAACCAGCAAAGTCCAATTACCCTGGTCTTTGATAACAATAATTCCAGTAACCTGGATTTTATACTTGACACCCTTAAGGTGACCGACTTAAAAAATCTGCGTATTTTTACGACGAAGTCCAACCGTGAGGTTATCGAGTTTGTGCGGAAAAATCCGTCGGCACTGGGCTTTATTGGCGTGAACTGGATCAGCGATAGTGATGAACCATTGTCGGTTGAGTTAGCCAGTGATCTACGCGTAATGGGGGTTTCGAATAAAGAAAACCCAACTGGACGAGCTGACTATTTCCAGCCTTTTCAGGAAGATCTGGGTATGCAGCGGTACCCATTACGCCGTCCTGTGTATATTTTAAGCCGGGAGAGTCATCCCGGTTTAGGGGGCGGGTTGATTAATTATATTGCCCGCGATGCCGGTTCGCTGATTGTACGTAAATTGGGCCTTTGGCCTGCAGTACAATATAATAGGGAGGTGAATATCACTAAGTAAGTAAGTTTTTTGCTTCGGTCGCAATTTTTTAGTTTTGCCAAGTGTTTATTAGACACAACTAACTTTTTCCCATTTCCAACCTGAAATACATGATGAACAACCAGAAAAAGTCGCTGTTGACCATCCTGTTTGTAGGAGCTTCCTTAACTGCTCCGCTGATGGCGCAGGACCTGCAAACAGCCTTGAAAGACATCGATGCTGAGCGGTTTACCAAAGCAGGTCAAACGTTGACACAATTAGCGTCCAGTTCACCTTCGGCGGATAACCAATTTTATCTTGGTTATTATTACCTGAAAAGTGGACAAATTGATCAGGCTAAAGCTGCTTTCGAAAAAGGCGCTGCCGCTGATGGTAAAAACCAGTTGAACAATATTGGTTTGGCTGGCGTGGCTCTGATGAAGAAAGACCGCGCAACGGCAAAAACCCTGATCGATAACGCCGTTAATCAGACAAAAAGTAAAAACCAGGAAGTCCTGATTCGGGCGGCAGAAATGTACACCCTGTCGGATCAGACGAACGATCCGGCTGAAGCACTGCGTCTATTGACCATTGCTGACGAAAAGGATAAGAAGAACGAGCGGGCTGATATCGAAATGATCATGGGTGACGCTTACTTCCTGAAAAATGACGGTGGTAACGCAATCACGAAATATGAAAACGCGCTTGCCATTACGCCTACCCTGGCTGAAGCAAATTACAAAATCGGCCAGCTCTATTTGCGTGGTAAGAACTACACTAAAGCACAGGAGTTCTTCAAACTGGCCATCCAGAATGATCCTGAGTTTGCCCCTACCTACCGCGCTTATGCCGACGCACTGGCCAACTCGCGGGCTTACAAGAGCGCAGCACAGAACTACGAACTATACGTTCAGAAAAGCGGTACAACAGATCCTGAACTGCTGTTGGACGTAGCCCGGTACAAGTTTCTGGCCGAAGATTATCAGGGAGCTACCGCTTACCTGGATCAACTGAAAGGAAAGGTGAACAACCCGATCATTGACCGCATGTATGGTTGGGCGTACACAGCGCTTGGCAAGAATAACGAAGCCGTTGAATCACTGAATCGGTTCATATCGACAGCTCCGCAGAAAGTGATGTATGACGACTACAAGTATCTGGGTCGTGCGCAGGGACAACTGGGTACGCCAGAAGGAGACTCGCTGAGCATCGTTAACCTGGAAAAAGCAGCCGCTCAGGACACGACCGAGAACCTGTATCGCGAAATTGCGAAGAAGTTCTACGACACGAAGCGTTATGACAAAGCTGCTGACTACTACGCGAAGACCATCAAGAATGACAAGAAGCCATTGAACAATGACTACCTGTTCAACGCGTTGTCTAACTACCAGTATGCTTTCCGGGTAGGTCGTGATTCAACGATGGCTCCGATGGATACGTCTCAGATTCGTCAGGCTAAGCAGATGTACTTCCTGCGTGCTGATTCGGCCTTCGCTCAGATGGCCCAGCAGGTCGAGAAAACAGCTGGTGAGACTTATCCGCTGGCTTACTACTACCGTGGTCAGTCGACGTACTATGCTTACCCACCGGCTATCTCGCTGGCATCGGGTGCAGCTGTTCCCTACTACGAAAAGTTCATTGAACTCGCTAACGCAGAAACGGACGCGGCTAAGAAACAATCTTACGCCAAGAACCTGATCACGTCGTATAAATTCCTAGCCTCGTATAACCTGGCCAAGAAAGACGACGCGAAGGCGAAAGAGTACTTTAATAAAGTACTTGAACTGGATCCTAACGACGCGGATGTGAAGAAAGCACTGGATCCGGCCAAGCCAGCCGCAAAACCAGGAACCAAAGCGCCTGCCAAGAAAAGTGCAGCCAGCAAGTAAGCTGATCTAATACAAAACTCAATCAACAACAAAAGCGCGGGCATACTGTCTGCGCTTTTGTTGTTATAACCCGCATAATAAAAAGCACTGACAGCCCAACTTAGTAGTTATTATTTTTCGGGGCTAATCGTAACTTTGCGGGCGCAATTTTTTGTCTGAACGACATTATTTTTATACATCCGTATGCTTAACCTTGTACTGTTCGGCCCACCAGGTGCTGGAAAAGGAACACAGAGTGAGAAATTAATTAAAGAATATAACCTGATTCACCTGTCTACGGGCGACCTTCTGCGGTCACAAATTGCAGCTGGAACGGAACTTGGATTACGGGCTAAACAACTCATGGATCAGGGATTGTTAGTGCCCGACGAAGTTGTGATTGGCATGATCGATTACAAGTTGCGCGAAAATCAACCTGCAGCAGCGTCGGAAACACCAACGGTTGGGGGCTTCATTTTTGACGGCTTTCCCCGTACTGTTCCGCAGGCCGAGGCACTAGATCATCTTTTGGCGCAGTACGATACGAAGATTACGACCATGGTAGCGCTCGTTGTTGACGACGAAGAGCTGATTCGGCGCCTGCTCAAGCGGGGTGAAACCTCCGGTCGTCCCGATGATCAGAATGAGGAGTTGATTCGGCGTCGCGTCATGGAGTACAATAACAAGACAAAACCAGTTGCTGACTATTACGGCCAACAGGATAAATACGTAGCGATCGACGGTATCGGCGACATCGATACCATTTTCGAGGCTATTTGCAGTGAGATTAAACGAGCGGACGTAGGGGCCGAATGACGCGATTCACCCGCAGGCTAAGTGGCTTGGGGTGTTTTGCAGTAAATTACAATCATGGCTTCATCCAATTTTATTGATTACGTAAAGATAAATTGCCGGTCGGGGGCGGGTGGTGCTGGATCTGTTCATTTCCGGCGGGAAAAGCATACCCCTAAAGGCGGCCCGGATGGTGGCGATGGAGGCCGGGGTGGGCATATAATACTGCGGGGAAACTCCCAGATGTGGACATTGCTCCACCTGAAATACCGTAAACACATAAAAGCAGAAAATGGCGTTGCCGGAGAAGGTGGACGTCGTAGTGGTGCCCAGGGAACCGATGTCATTCTCGATGTTCCGCTTGGAACAATAGCCCGCAACCCTGATACGGGTGAGGTGTTGACCGAGATTACTGAAGACGGGCAGGATGTGATCCTGTTTCCTGGCGGCAGGGGTGGCCTGGGTAATGATCATTTTAAAACACCGACTCAGCAGGCTCCCGATTATGCCCAGCCGGGCGAACCGGGCCGCGAAGAATGGGTGGTTCTGGAGCTTAAACTCCTGGCCGATGTTGGCCTGGTAGGCTTTCCTAATGCGGGCAAATCAACTCTTCTATCCGTCGTTTCGGCAGCCCGTCCCGAAATTGCAGACTATCCCTTTACAACCCTTGTACCCAATCTGGGGGTCGTAGCGTATAGAGATTACAAATCGTTCGTCATGGCCGATATTCCCGGCATCATCGAAGGTGCTTCACAGGGAAAAGGACTTGGACTGCGCTTTCTTCGACACATCGAACGAAATTCGATACTACTGTTTTTAGTACCGGCTGATTCAGAGGATATTCGAAACGAGTATAATACGTTATTGAATGAGCTGCGGGAATACAATCCCGAGCTAATGGATAAAACGCGTTTGCTGGCTATTTCTAAAATTGACCTTGTCGATCAGGAGGAGCTGGACCGTTTAAAGGAAAATTTGCCCAGGAACGTACCGGCTGTATTTATTTCGGCGGTCAATCAGCAAGGGCTGGAAGAATTGAAGGATACGATCTGGAAAAGTCTGACTACTGCGAATGAACCGGGATAGCAACTGTAGACTATCCATAAAAGCGCGGCCAGCGTAGCGACCAGGGCCGCATTTCTCAATGCTATGAAACACGTTTCCGTATTTTTTTGTGCGGCATTTCTTTTAGTATTACCAATCGTAACACGAGCCCAGGTTCAGGTTTCCTTCCCAACTAGCCGGGCGGTGTTGCAACGCAACACCAGCAATCAGGCAACTATTCGTGTTACGGGTATCTATACAACCGCCGTTTCACGCATAGAAGCACGATTAGTAGCACGAGATGGACAGGGAACGTCGACCGACTGGCGGACCATTCAGGACAATCCGGCTGGCGGCACATACGCTGGTGATGTAACCGGGCAGGGCGGCTGGTATAACCTCGAGGTTCGGGGTATAAACGGCGACCAGCAGGTGGGTAATGTTACTTCAGTCGAGCGAGTGGGGATTGGTGAGGTGTTCGTTATAGCGGGCCAGTCGAACGGCCAGGGTGTACACCAGGACGCTCCGAATCCACGCAACGATCGGGTTAACTGCGTTAATTACCGCTATCCGAATGAAGGCTTTCCCAACGACCCACCCGTTCCCACGTTTACTCAACTCGACAACAGTCCGGATTTTACCATTGCCCCCCGCGGTACAGGTAGCTGGTGCTGGGGCCAACTGGGCGACCTGCTGGTTAAGCGTCTGAACGTACCCGTTATGTTTTTCAATGCGGCCTTCTCAGGAACCGCCGTTCGCAACTGGCAGGAAAGCGCCCCCGATGGTGGGGTGGCCTATGGTATTATAAACGGTGAGCCTTACCTGGCCCGTCAGCCATACATCAATCTGAAAATTGCGCTTCAGTTCTACGCTAACATGCTTGGCGTACGGGCCGTACTCTGGCACCAGGGAGAGACAGATAACCTCGTCAATACGGAACAAAGCCGGTATGTAAACGAACTTCAGTTCGTCATCAACCAAAGTCGTCAGGACTACGGCCGCAATGTACCCTGGATGGTAGCTCGCGCTTCATACGGCGATTTCATCGGTGGGTCCGATCCGGCAATCATTGCGGCTCAGAACCAGGTGATTTCCAGCTCTCAGAATGTTTTTGCCGGTCCCGAAACCGACAATATCCAGATTCCGCGCAGCCGACCACCCCTCAACGACGGCCTGCACTTCGACTTCAATGGACTGGTAGATCTAGCCAATGCCTGGAGTAACAGCTTAAACGACTCCTTCTTCCAGCGCGCTACGCCTATCACAGCGGCTCCGGCACCGAGCATATCCGCAGCCTGCGCGGGCGGTAATAACGTAACCTTTACGGTTAACGGCGATTACAGCAGTATTCAATGGGAAACGGGCGAAACGGGCCGGTCAATCACAAGAGGTCCCGGTTCGCAGGTTCGGGCCAAAGTGAAAGACAGCCGGGGAAACACGCAGTTTTCCAGCCTGCTACGCGTCTCTGACCTACCCGTAGCTACCGTAATTGGGAACGGGCCACCAGCTGTATGTATCGGCAGTAGCCTGGGACTTACAACAAACTACGACAACAATGTAACCTGGATCAACCAGCAGAATAACCAGACCGTATCCACAAGCCGAACGTTGAATACGTCGTCGGCGGGCGCGTATTACGTCTCGTATCGGGATGTAAGCGGCTGTACGTTCGTTTCCAATGTACTTAACGTAACGGTTAATCCATTGCCTGCCACGCCAACCATCGCCAATGACAAACCAACTACCTTCTGCCAGGGCGATAACACAGTACTTCGGGGCAGTAGCACAAATGTGCGGTATAACTGGAGCGATGGCCAGCAGAACCAGACTATTACCGTAGGTGCATCAGGCTCCTATTTTACGACGGTAACCGACCAGAACAACTGTACATCGGCGCAATCGAACACGATCGTCGTAACCGCCAATCCGGTACCCGCCAAGCCCGCTATCGCGCTGAGCGGGCCTACTACCTTTTGCGCCGACCAGAATATTACGTTAACAGCACCGGATGGTCTTACCTATCAGTGGACGGGCGGGCTGACAACTCGTGCTATTACCATCAACCAGGCGGGCAATTATTCGGTACAGACCCGGAATCAATTCGGCTGTAGTTCGGTCCAGTCGGACGTGATCACGATCCGGGTAAATCCCTTACCAGCCACGCCAACTGTCTCGGCGGCCGGTCCTACTACCTTCTGCGACGGAAATCAGGTTACCCTCAACGCAGCCAGTAATCTGGACATTGTATGGTCCAGCGGCCAAAATAGCAAAGCCATTACGGTGACAACATCGGGCAATTATGCCGCTCGTTCGCGCGATCAGAACGGGTGTCTATCGCCTAGCTCATCCGCTATTGCCGTAGTCGTCAATCCGCTGCCAGCTGCCCCAACAATTCTCTCAAACCGCGAACCTATCATCTGTGAGGGTGACCGAATTACCTTCCGGGTCGAAGGACCGTTCACGGTATTCTGGAATACGGGAGACTCGACACAGACGATCACCACGAACCGGGCCGGTAATTACTCCGCCCGCGTACGGGATGTAAACGGGTGCGTATCGCCACAGTCACGGGCAACAACCGTCGAGTTACGACCCCTGCCTCCTGCTCCAAGCATCAACATGATTGGTACGTATACGCTCGAAGCCATCAGCTCAACCAATGGTACACAGTTTCGCTGGCGCCGGGACAACGATTCGCTGGCCGTATCTACCGCTGTCATCAAAGCCAGCCAGTCCGGAAACTACACGGCTCGTTCGTCGATCATCTACTCCCCAACACTTACCTGCTTTTCGGTTCCTTCGGCGGCTTACGCTTTCACCATCGAGCCCGGCAGCGACGGTTTAAGTGTTTACCCGAACCCAAGTCCGGACAAGGTAGTCATCGTGGAAACTCAGAATACGCTGACCAATGCTACCCTGACGGTTTATACCCTGACTGGCCAACTCGTTTTAACAACCGTTGTACCTTCCTTCGATGACCGGAAGCGATTGCAGCTTACCGGCGTGTTGCCGGGTCAATACCTGCTGCGGGTACAAGCCGCTGATTTCGACGTTTCAAAACGAATTCTGGTCGGTTTGTAATATTAATACGGGACTTGCCGTTCAATCATAGATAATAACTCTAATTTTGTATTTTACCGGGAATGCGTCGGCACTGAGCAATGACCTTCAGCAGCACAGTCCGTACTTGCTCAAGACACGTATATGCTCTTGACCGGGTGGTAGTCTGTCCGGCAAAAGCAGTTATTAATTCACAAAGAATGAGCAACCACTATCGTTTACTAGGACTTTTTGTTCTTGGCTTCCTGCTGGCCGGATACGCAGCAGTAGCCCAGACAAGCAGTCAAGCCGTTAAAATCACTTATCCCGAAAGTCGGGCCGTATTCCAACGGGAAAATGACAATACCTGTACAATATATTTATCGGGTAACTACAGCCAGCCCGTTGACAGTGTACAGGCTCGCGTGCAGGCAGAAGTAACGGGGCAGGGCATCAATACCGACTGGGTCACTGTTCAGCGTAGTCCGCAGGGTGGCATCTTTCAGGGTTCGCTGCGGGCAAAAGGCGGCTGGTACCGACTCGAAGTCCAGGCCTTTGCGGGTGGTACGATCATTGGCACCGACGTCGTTCGGAAAGTAGGTATCGGTGAAGTTTTCATCATCACAGGTCAGTCCAACGCTCAGGGCTTTCAGAACTTTGGGGCCGTAGGAGCCACCGATGACCGGGTTAACTGCGTTACCTACGATAACTTCACGGCCAACTCCCTGTCCGATCCCCCATCCCCTACCTTTCAGCAATTGAGCGCGGCAGCTATAATTGGTCCGCGTGGCAAGAGCGCCTGGTGCTGGGGTGTTCTGGGTGATCTGATTGCCAAACAGTATCAGGTACCCGTTCTGTTTATCAACACTGCCTGGCAGGGGACTGTAATCCGTAACTGGCGGGACAGTGCCGAAGGGAAGGTTGCAAAGAATATTTTCGCGATGGGCACACCAGACGAAAATTTCCCCAATGGCATGCCCTACGCCAACCTGGTTATTGCACTACGGTACTACTGCTCCATCCAGGGATTGCGGGCCGTTTTGTGGCAGCAGGGGGAAAATGATAACGTCCCGCTGAACTCAACCCGGCAGGCCTACAGCGAGGACATGCAGTATATTATTAACAAGACCAGAGCTGACACCCGCCGGTATCCAGCCTGGGTACTGGCCCGCTCGTCGTACAATGCGGGCAAGGTAAGTCAGGAGATTATTCAAGCGCAGAATGACGTTATTAACACCTACAACAACAACGTTTTTGCGGGTCCCTTCACAGACAATATTCAGGTTCCACGTTACGAAGGTGAAGTTCACTTTGGTGGCGATGGTCTGAAGCAGCTGGGCCAGGCTTGGTTTGAGAGTCTGAATGCCGTTTTCTTCGCCAGTTCCCGGCCGTTACCACCGTTGGCTCCCCCAACGGTCAGTGTTGCCTGTGCAGCCTCGAACAACTCGCTCACCCTGAAGCTTCCGGATTTATACAAATCATACACCTGGAACTCGGGACAAAGCAGCCAGTCGATCAATGTCAGCCAGACGGGGGTGTATCGGGCTGTTCTGAAAGATGAATATGGCAATACCTACCTGTCGCCCACCGTTGACGTACAGGGTCCCATCCAGCCAGCGAATCCGACTATCTCGCTGGCAAGCCGGCCAAATCAGATCGCTGATACTCAGCAACAGATCTGCACCGATTCGTCGCTGGTTTTACTGGCCAATACCTCGTCCAATAGTTCGGCCAGCTGGAGTACAGGAACAGTCAGTAAAACGATACGTCTAAGCCAGGCTGGCACATACACGGCACAAGCCATCAGTGTCTACGGCTGTAAATCGGCGCAGACATCGACTATTAACCTGACAGTGCGACCCAAAGTGCCGACCCCAACCGTTGAGCAGGTTGGTACGTATTCACTCCAGGCGACCCTGCCGACCCCAACCGGGGCTCAAACCGACCAGTTCGACTGGCGCAGGGGTGGCGAATTGCTGCCACAGACAGGTCGGGAAATCAAGGTTGTCGTTACGGCCAACTACACGGCCCGGGCTAAGTCGACATTCACGATCAATACAAACAACAGCATAACCTGCTACTCTGATTTCAGCGCGCCAAAAGGATTCACGTTCGACCAGTCGGCAGGCGGGTTGAGTGTGTACCCAAATCCATCGCGTGACGGCGTGGTGGTAGTCGAAACCCTGGAGAATCTGCCGGATGCCAGCGTGGATGTTTACTCGCTGACGGGCCAGCAGCTGTACACCCAGCAGATTCCCCTGCTCGACGAGCGCAAAACGGTGAACCTGTCCGGCCTTGCCCAGGGCACATACATTATACGCGTACGCTCATCCGGATTCAACGTATCCCGTCGTATCTTGATCAATCGATAAACTTTCCTCCGTTGGAAATCAGAAAGCCCTTCCACCCCGGAAGGGCTTTCTGATTTCCAACGGAGGAAAGTAGGCGCGGGGCATTTTAGGAAGTGCATAAAACGTTACCATTTCGTACTTTTGGACGTTTGTTTCCCTGAACCACCTGCCAACTTAACTTCGTGGCTCAATTGGTTTTATCGTTACCTTTGTAGCATCTTTCTCAACTATACTTATGAACGCAACCTACGTTCCAGCTGATTACTTACCGGTATTGATCCAATTGGGACTGGCGCTCGGCTTTATCGTGACAACCATGCTTGTTACGCATAACATTGGACCCAAGCGCCACAGCGAGAAAAAAGACGATCCGTTCGAGTGTGGTATTCCTGTTCAGGGGGATGCCCGGACCCCTATCTCGATCAAATATTTCCTGATTGCCATCCTCTTCGTTCTCTTCGATGTAGAGGTCATATTCCTTTACCCATGGGCCGTTAATTTTAAGGGTCTTGGCGTTGCGGGTTTCGTTGAAATGGTCCTGTTCATGGGCCTCTTGCTGGCAGGGTTTTACTACATCATTCGCAAGGGCGTTTTGAAGTGGGAGTAGCCCTAACAGATGAATTTTAAATCATTTATATACGTTGTATAATGAGCAAATACAACGCTTCATATGGCAACTGACATTAAACTAGTAGAAGGCCCGGCCAGCTACGAAGGCCCGGGGTTTCAGGCTACTTCATTCGACAAACTGATTGGTTTGGCCCGGGCGAATTCGCTCTGGCCGTTACCGTTTGCCACCTCCTGCTGTGGCATCGAGTTCATGTCGACGATGGCTTCCCATTACGACCTGGCCCGGTTCGGTTCCGAGCGTCCCAGCTTCTCCCCGCGCCAGGCCGATATGCTGCTTGTGGCGGGTACCATTGCCAAAAAGATGGCTCCCATCGTTAAACAGGTGTATCTGCAAATGGCCGAACCCCGCTGGGTTATTGCCATTGGTGCCTGTGCTTCGAGTGGCGGTATTTTTGATACGTACAGTGTTTTACAGGGCATCGATCGGATCATTCCCGTCGATGTTTATGTGCCAGGATGCCCACCCCGCCCGGAGCAAATTCTCGATGGGGTACTGCAGGTGCAGGAACTGGCCAAAAACGAGTCGCTCCGTCGGCGTAATACCGAGGAATATACGAAGCTGCTGAACTCATACAACATTCAGTAACCCGTTGCTGGTCGTTTGCGTTGTCGTTTTCTGTACTGCCCAGCCAGCCATTGGTTCTATTTCTTAATTCCATTCACCCATTATGCTGACCAACGAGGAAGTTGCGCAGACCATTATCCAACAATTTGGTGAAGCCGTTAGCGATTTCGACGATCCGTATGATCTGCTGACCTTTTCGACAAGCCGGGAGACCATCGTTTCGGTCATTGAGTACCTTAAGGATCACCCTACGTATCAGGTTGGCTTTCTGACCGATATTACGGCGGTTCACTACCCGGATTCGACAGGCAGGGAATTCTGCGTAGTTTACCACCTGCACAGCCTGACCA is a window from the Spirosoma rigui genome containing:
- a CDS encoding ExbD/TolR family protein, with protein sequence MAEINTGGGGGKHDGGKVRSKKASTRVDMTPMVDLGFLLITFFILATTLSKPSSMTLNVPDKTKTEETEPIKASNVMTIFLGKDNKAHYIFGKAANEDPEVKTVGYGYEFRQAIQENARKVPGDKFVVVIKPTKQSTYKNMVDVLDEMAITKTKRYALVDQLTPDEKKILKDKANLDA
- a CDS encoding energy transducer TonB, translated to MAENPQNATLDDIVFANRNKAYGAYSLRKEYPKTVTRALIIGGILFTLGVLAPTIITALTPEEEKQAMVEVDLMKLPPPPIDPNEPPPPPPPPVEVPKVNTVKFLPPEVKPDEEVPEETPPPAVEELKEAVAAEQTQEGDPNAEEIIAAPEASAAPTKVEVAVEAAPKEEQIFTVVEQQPEFTGGMAALGQYLSKNLRYPAAAQRANVAGRVFVSFVVNTDGSIQDVQVLKGLGFGTDEEAQRVVKGMPKWRPGKQSGRPVRVKYNLPINFTLE
- a CDS encoding PstS family phosphate ABC transporter substrate-binding protein; the protein is MIRDIIGKFVIPAAMLVSLMGCGNGKSDLDNPSRGTITVAADESFLPLVTQLTQAYSGIYPNTRFNVVFKPEQQAINMMLHDSARIVFTTRKLTKNERLVLDNLKIKGATEKIATDGVALIVNRANTDSLITMNELRNIFSGRTKQWSQLKGSNQQSPITLVFDNNNSSNLDFILDTLKVTDLKNLRIFTTKSNREVIEFVRKNPSALGFIGVNWISDSDEPLSVELASDLRVMGVSNKENPTGRADYFQPFQEDLGMQRYPLRRPVYILSRESHPGLGGGLINYIARDAGSLIVRKLGLWPAVQYNREVNITK
- a CDS encoding tetratricopeptide repeat protein, whose product is MMNNQKKSLLTILFVGASLTAPLMAQDLQTALKDIDAERFTKAGQTLTQLASSSPSADNQFYLGYYYLKSGQIDQAKAAFEKGAAADGKNQLNNIGLAGVALMKKDRATAKTLIDNAVNQTKSKNQEVLIRAAEMYTLSDQTNDPAEALRLLTIADEKDKKNERADIEMIMGDAYFLKNDGGNAITKYENALAITPTLAEANYKIGQLYLRGKNYTKAQEFFKLAIQNDPEFAPTYRAYADALANSRAYKSAAQNYELYVQKSGTTDPELLLDVARYKFLAEDYQGATAYLDQLKGKVNNPIIDRMYGWAYTALGKNNEAVESLNRFISTAPQKVMYDDYKYLGRAQGQLGTPEGDSLSIVNLEKAAAQDTTENLYREIAKKFYDTKRYDKAADYYAKTIKNDKKPLNNDYLFNALSNYQYAFRVGRDSTMAPMDTSQIRQAKQMYFLRADSAFAQMAQQVEKTAGETYPLAYYYRGQSTYYAYPPAISLASGAAVPYYEKFIELANAETDAAKKQSYAKNLITSYKFLASYNLAKKDDAKAKEYFNKVLELDPNDADVKKALDPAKPAAKPGTKAPAKKSAASK
- a CDS encoding adenylate kinase — its product is MLNLVLFGPPGAGKGTQSEKLIKEYNLIHLSTGDLLRSQIAAGTELGLRAKQLMDQGLLVPDEVVIGMIDYKLRENQPAAASETPTVGGFIFDGFPRTVPQAEALDHLLAQYDTKITTMVALVVDDEELIRRLLKRGETSGRPDDQNEELIRRRVMEYNNKTKPVADYYGQQDKYVAIDGIGDIDTIFEAICSEIKRADVGAE
- the obgE gene encoding GTPase ObgE, whose product is MASSNFIDYVKINCRSGAGGAGSVHFRREKHTPKGGPDGGDGGRGGHIILRGNSQMWTLLHLKYRKHIKAENGVAGEGGRRSGAQGTDVILDVPLGTIARNPDTGEVLTEITEDGQDVILFPGGRGGLGNDHFKTPTQQAPDYAQPGEPGREEWVVLELKLLADVGLVGFPNAGKSTLLSVVSAARPEIADYPFTTLVPNLGVVAYRDYKSFVMADIPGIIEGASQGKGLGLRFLRHIERNSILLFLVPADSEDIRNEYNTLLNELREYNPELMDKTRLLAISKIDLVDQEELDRLKENLPRNVPAVFISAVNQQGLEELKDTIWKSLTTANEPG